The following coding sequences lie in one Allochromatium vinosum DSM 180 genomic window:
- the glcF gene encoding glycolate oxidase subunit GlcF, with product MQTEILPEFLRTPEGREADAILRACVHCGFCTATCPTYQLLGDELDGPRGRIYQIKLVLEGQTPTRVTQTHLDRCLTCRACETTCPSGVRYARLVDIGRHIVEARVDRLWSQRWLRRLLVAVVPYPRRLAPLVRLGRLLRPLLPATLRAKVPQYQPAGHWPKPAGRRRMLALAGCVQSVAMPRTNAAAARLLACLGIDLVEVAEAGCCGAVAYHLDDREAGLAAMRRNIDAWWPEIESGAEAILVNASGCGAMVKEYGDLLAHDPNYAERAARIAALARDPVEVLGAEDLAALGTPGAGRRVAFHAPCSLQHGQQLKRVVEPILERLGFVVTAVPDAHLCCGSAGTYSITQPELSTRLRDNKVAALESDAPGIIATANIGCQLHLAGGARMPVVHWLELLDEAAASRT from the coding sequence TCCGACCTACCAACTGCTCGGCGACGAACTCGACGGTCCGCGCGGGCGGATCTATCAGATCAAGCTGGTACTGGAGGGGCAGACGCCGACGCGCGTCACCCAGACCCATCTCGACCGCTGTCTGACCTGTCGCGCCTGCGAGACCACCTGCCCCTCGGGCGTGCGCTATGCGCGTCTGGTCGACATCGGGCGTCACATTGTCGAGGCTCGGGTCGATCGGCTCTGGAGCCAGCGATGGTTGCGGCGGCTACTGGTTGCGGTCGTGCCGTACCCACGGCGTCTGGCACCCCTGGTCCGGCTGGGACGTCTCCTGCGGCCGTTGCTCCCGGCGACCCTGCGCGCCAAGGTGCCACAGTACCAGCCGGCCGGTCATTGGCCGAAGCCCGCCGGTCGGCGCCGGATGCTGGCGCTCGCCGGCTGCGTGCAGTCGGTGGCCATGCCCCGCACCAATGCCGCCGCCGCGCGTCTGCTGGCGTGTCTCGGGATCGATCTGGTCGAGGTGGCCGAGGCGGGGTGCTGTGGTGCGGTCGCCTATCATCTCGACGACCGTGAGGCCGGACTGGCGGCCATGCGGCGCAACATCGATGCCTGGTGGCCCGAGATTGAATCGGGCGCCGAAGCGATCCTGGTCAATGCCAGCGGCTGTGGGGCCATGGTCAAGGAGTACGGAGACTTGCTGGCGCACGACCCGAACTATGCCGAGCGGGCGGCGCGGATCGCGGCCCTGGCGCGCGATCCGGTCGAGGTGCTGGGTGCGGAGGATCTCGCGGCGCTCGGGACGCCGGGCGCGGGGCGTCGTGTCGCGTTCCACGCGCCATGCAGTCTTCAGCATGGTCAGCAGCTCAAGCGGGTGGTCGAACCCATTCTGGAGCGCCTCGGTTTCGTGGTCACGGCGGTTCCGGACGCCCATCTCTGCTGCGGCTCGGCCGGAACCTATTCGATTACTCAGCCTGAACTCTCGACTCGATTGCGTGATAACAAGGTCGCGGCACTCGAATCGGATGCCCCCGGGATCATCGCTACGGCCAACATCGGCTGTCAGCTCCATCTGGCCGGCGGGGCGCGAATGCCCGTCGTGCATTGGCTCGAATTGCTGGACGAGGCGGCGGCGAGCCGAACCTGA